In the Chlorobium limicola DSM 245 genome, one interval contains:
- a CDS encoding endonuclease MutS2, translating to MDAVTLRKLEFTRVAEYTSRYCLSAMGSDLLLEAYRETERGLLLADLERVLELKNFLLEGQSLPFSLLPDTRHLLRHLEVIDSYLDAEGLQDIFHLLHASAQLRKFMFGSREIYPKLNEFCIRLWLEKTLQYTIRSVVDEQGGIRDTASDGLFLIRSELRESRTALQRKMERLLRRCLENGWLMDDTIAMKNGRLTLGFRVEYKYKVPGYIQDYSGSGQTVFIEPAEALALSNRIQELDINERREIERILREVSGMIRPELENLNHTQELLAGFDTLYARARLAVETGSVLPKISEGRELRIVRGYHPWLLITHRMKQAEVFPLDLDLRDDEQVLIISGPNAGGKSVAMKTAGLLCCMLSHGYLLPCSESSVFPLFSSIDIEIGDEQSIEHDLSTFSSHLAAIRGILESAGGSSLVLIDELCSGTDVEEGGAIAKAVIEELLRRGAMTFVTTHLGELKAYAHERDGVVNGAMEFDREGLLPTFRFIKGLPGNSFAFAMMKRMGFASDLIDTAQGFMKEERVGVERLLDDLKCLMQENRELDSSLRHDRAVFETEKQLFAAARAELAAQRTELKSRALRETQKEIEHARREIRGIVQELKNAPSDDRTVLDARKKLDLRKKALSDVEAEQENQVAFSPAAAGDEIGTGDLVRLQGSSTTGEVESIQSGSAVVRCGNFRLTTALKSLEKITKTIERKMQREPQASAGKASWTAVTTDALSTTIDLRGMTGEEAIPALERFLDSMSMNRIRMATIIHGKGTGSLRRRTAELLQQHKAVKSFRLGEWGEGGAGVTVVALQ from the coding sequence ATGGATGCGGTTACGTTAAGAAAGCTCGAGTTTACGAGGGTTGCCGAATATACGTCGAGGTATTGTCTCTCCGCCATGGGAAGCGATCTTCTGCTCGAGGCTTATCGAGAGACGGAAAGGGGGCTTCTCCTCGCGGATCTGGAACGGGTGCTCGAACTGAAAAATTTTCTGCTTGAAGGGCAATCCCTGCCGTTTTCACTGCTGCCGGATACCCGTCATCTGCTGAGGCATCTCGAGGTTATAGACAGCTATCTCGATGCGGAGGGACTGCAGGATATTTTCCATCTGCTGCACGCATCGGCTCAGCTCAGAAAGTTCATGTTCGGGAGCCGCGAGATATATCCGAAGCTGAATGAGTTCTGCATCAGGCTTTGGCTTGAGAAGACGCTTCAGTATACCATCCGCAGTGTCGTCGATGAACAGGGAGGTATACGGGATACCGCCAGTGACGGTCTTTTTCTGATCCGCAGCGAACTTCGGGAGAGCCGCACTGCCCTGCAGAGAAAAATGGAGCGGCTGCTTCGCCGCTGCCTCGAAAACGGCTGGCTGATGGATGATACCATAGCGATGAAAAATGGCCGGCTTACGCTTGGCTTCAGGGTCGAGTACAAGTACAAGGTACCGGGTTATATCCAGGATTATTCGGGCAGCGGTCAGACGGTGTTTATCGAGCCGGCTGAGGCTCTCGCCCTGAGCAACAGGATTCAGGAACTCGATATCAATGAACGGCGGGAGATCGAGCGGATTCTTCGCGAGGTTTCGGGTATGATTCGGCCTGAGCTGGAAAACCTCAATCATACTCAGGAGCTTCTTGCCGGATTCGATACTCTTTACGCAAGGGCAAGGCTTGCGGTGGAGACCGGTTCGGTATTGCCGAAAATTTCTGAAGGCAGGGAGCTTCGTATTGTCAGGGGATATCACCCATGGCTTCTCATAACCCATCGGATGAAACAGGCAGAGGTTTTTCCTCTCGATCTCGATCTTCGGGATGATGAACAGGTACTGATCATATCCGGGCCTAATGCAGGAGGAAAGTCGGTGGCCATGAAAACCGCCGGCCTTTTGTGCTGTATGCTTTCGCATGGCTACCTGCTTCCCTGCAGCGAAAGTTCGGTTTTTCCGCTGTTCAGCTCTATCGATATTGAAATCGGCGATGAACAGTCGATTGAACATGATCTTTCGACCTTCAGCTCTCATCTCGCCGCTATACGGGGAATTCTTGAATCGGCCGGCGGCAGCTCTTTGGTGCTTATCGACGAGCTTTGTTCCGGTACCGATGTCGAAGAGGGAGGCGCAATAGCGAAGGCCGTTATCGAAGAGCTGCTTCGGAGAGGCGCGATGACGTTTGTGACGACGCATCTCGGCGAACTGAAGGCGTATGCTCATGAGCGTGACGGAGTTGTAAATGGTGCGATGGAGTTTGATCGGGAGGGGCTGCTTCCGACTTTCAGGTTCATCAAGGGACTGCCGGGCAACAGTTTTGCTTTTGCCATGATGAAGCGAATGGGATTTGCTTCTGATCTGATCGATACTGCACAGGGTTTTATGAAAGAAGAGCGGGTAGGGGTTGAGCGGCTGCTCGATGATCTCAAGTGTCTGATGCAGGAAAATCGGGAGCTTGATAGCTCTCTGAGGCATGATAGAGCTGTTTTTGAAACAGAAAAGCAATTGTTTGCCGCAGCGCGGGCTGAACTTGCCGCACAGCGGACCGAGCTGAAAAGCAGAGCGTTGCGTGAAACACAGAAAGAGATCGAGCATGCACGCCGGGAGATACGCGGCATTGTTCAGGAACTGAAAAATGCTCCATCTGATGACAGAACGGTACTTGATGCCCGGAAAAAACTCGATCTCCGTAAAAAAGCTCTTTCAGACGTGGAGGCGGAACAGGAAAATCAGGTGGCGTTTTCGCCGGCGGCTGCGGGGGATGAGATTGGCACCGGCGATCTCGTCAGGCTGCAGGGCAGCAGTACCACCGGTGAGGTTGAATCGATCCAGAGCGGCAGTGCTGTCGTTCGATGCGGTAATTTCAGGTTGACGACGGCGTTGAAAAGTCTGGAGAAGATCACGAAAACCATAGAGCGGAAGATGCAGAGAGAGCCTCAGGCGTCTGCAGGAAAAGCGTCGTGGACAGCGGTGACTACCGATGCCCTGTCTACCACCATCGACCTTCGAGGTATGACCGGCGAGGAGGCAATTCCCGCTCTTGAGCGTTTTCTTGACAGCATGAGTATGAATCGCATCAGGATGGCAACCATCATTCATGGAAAGGGGACCGGCTCCCTGCGCAGGAGAACAGCTGAATTGCTTCAGCAGCATAAAGCTGTCAAGAGTTTCCGGCTTGGAGAGTGGGGCGAGGGAGGGGCCGGGGTGACGGTTGTAGCGTTGCAATGA
- a CDS encoding pyridoxine 5'-phosphate synthase, whose translation MRLSVNIDHIATLRNARNEFDPDPVEAALIAEKSGAAGIVCHLREDRRHIRDLDLERLRQAVTTKLDLEMAMTQEMQEIALKTKPELVTLVPEKREELTTEGGFDITRHYKTLAEFIKPLNDASIAVSIFIEPEQNAIDLAKKAGADIVELHTGIYSLKKTDEEREKELEKIRHAALFAKTLGLSVVAGHGLNYRNAASFSRIMQIEEVSIGHAIIARAAFTGLEAAVKEMLQLLRREA comes from the coding sequence ATGAGACTTTCCGTCAACATCGACCATATCGCAACGCTGCGCAACGCACGCAATGAATTTGACCCTGATCCGGTCGAAGCCGCCCTGATTGCCGAAAAAAGCGGAGCTGCCGGAATAGTCTGCCATCTTCGCGAAGACCGCCGACATATCCGGGATCTCGACCTTGAAAGACTCCGTCAGGCGGTCACAACCAAACTCGACCTTGAAATGGCCATGACGCAAGAGATGCAGGAGATAGCGCTCAAAACGAAACCGGAGCTGGTCACCCTCGTACCGGAAAAACGCGAAGAACTGACCACCGAAGGGGGATTCGATATTACAAGACACTATAAAACCCTTGCAGAATTCATCAAACCGCTGAACGACGCATCAATAGCCGTCAGCATCTTTATCGAACCCGAACAGAACGCTATCGATCTGGCAAAAAAAGCCGGAGCCGATATTGTGGAACTGCATACCGGCATCTACTCACTGAAAAAAACGGACGAAGAAAGGGAAAAAGAGCTGGAAAAAATCCGGCATGCCGCACTTTTCGCAAAAACGCTCGGACTTTCGGTCGTTGCCGGTCACGGACTGAATTATCGCAACGCCGCGTCGTTCAGCCGGATCATGCAGATAGAGGAGGTCAGTATCGGGCACGCGATTATTGCCAGAGCCGCCTTTACCGGTCTGGAAGCCGCCGTGAAGGAGATGCTTCAGCTTCTGAGGAGAGAAGCATGA
- the rdgB gene encoding RdgB/HAM1 family non-canonical purine NTP pyrophosphatase: MNGNSICTEKTIPVILATGNPDKVKELRPMLEHISPLFSVFSLSDLDIAADIEETEQTLSGNALLKADGIFAILEQRFPFLVTIADDTGLEVLSLGGEPGVLSARFAPVKTGMKPTYEDNIDHLLLRMNGIKERNARFRTVIALKGRIPSGETAYAFRLTAEGVVEGSIVEERKGIMGFGYDPVFHVTSAGKTYAEMAAEEKNTISHRAIALQKASNALSDIMKKHYTPQ, encoded by the coding sequence ATGAACGGGAACAGCATCTGTACGGAAAAAACAATACCGGTCATTCTTGCAACCGGCAACCCCGACAAGGTGAAAGAACTCCGTCCGATGCTGGAGCACATTTCGCCACTGTTTTCCGTTTTTTCACTCTCCGATCTCGACATTGCAGCCGACATCGAAGAAACGGAACAAACGCTTTCGGGAAACGCGCTGCTCAAAGCCGACGGGATCTTTGCCATCCTTGAGCAGCGCTTCCCCTTTCTGGTAACGATAGCTGACGATACAGGCCTGGAAGTACTCTCCCTCGGTGGCGAACCCGGAGTGCTGTCGGCAAGGTTTGCGCCGGTTAAGACAGGCATGAAGCCAACCTATGAAGACAATATCGATCACCTGCTTCTTCGCATGAACGGTATAAAGGAAAGAAATGCCCGTTTCCGCACCGTTATCGCGCTGAAAGGGCGCATTCCTTCGGGAGAAACAGCGTATGCGTTCCGACTCACCGCTGAAGGCGTGGTTGAAGGCTCCATCGTCGAAGAGAGAAAAGGGATTATGGGGTTTGGCTATGATCCGGTATTTCATGTAACTTCAGCGGGAAAGACCTATGCCGAAATGGCTGCTGAAGAAAAAAACACAATCAGTCACCGGGCAATTGCCCTGCAGAAAGCATCGAATGCTCTTTCCGACATCATGAAAAAGCACTATACCCCTCAATAA
- the uppP gene encoding undecaprenyl-diphosphatase UppP, with product MNLFEAVILGIVQGLTEFLPISSTAHLRIIPALAGWKDPGAAFTAIVQIGTLAAVLIYFFRDITAIVREVVAGILKGRPLGTTEAKMGWMIAAGTIPIVIFGLLFKNEIETSLRSLYWISGALIGLALLLTIAEKRMKNQLRQGVTMKSMENIGWKDALLIGLIQSIALIPGSSRSGVTITGGLFLNLSRETAARFSFLLSLPSVLAAGVFQLYKSWDLIISSPDNLIAIIVATIVSGIVGYASIAFLLNYLKSHTTSVFIIYRLLLGSGILLMLATGMLPAT from the coding sequence ATGAACCTGTTTGAAGCTGTAATTCTCGGCATTGTCCAGGGCCTGACTGAATTTCTGCCCATCAGCAGCACCGCCCACCTGAGAATCATTCCGGCTCTTGCCGGCTGGAAAGATCCCGGTGCCGCATTTACCGCAATAGTGCAGATCGGTACCCTTGCTGCCGTACTCATCTACTTCTTCCGTGATATAACCGCTATTGTCCGTGAAGTTGTCGCCGGAATCCTCAAAGGCAGACCTCTGGGAACAACTGAAGCGAAAATGGGGTGGATGATCGCTGCGGGCACCATACCAATCGTCATTTTCGGTCTGCTTTTCAAAAACGAAATAGAAACATCACTCCGATCGCTCTACTGGATCAGCGGAGCGCTGATAGGGCTCGCCCTGCTGCTGACCATTGCCGAAAAAAGAATGAAAAACCAGCTCAGACAGGGAGTTACGATGAAATCGATGGAAAATATCGGCTGGAAAGACGCACTGCTGATCGGCCTTATCCAGAGCATCGCCCTGATTCCCGGCTCATCGCGCTCCGGGGTAACCATAACCGGAGGGCTCTTTCTCAATCTGTCCCGCGAAACGGCAGCCCGCTTCTCCTTTCTGCTCTCCCTCCCTTCGGTACTGGCCGCCGGAGTATTTCAGCTCTATAAATCATGGGATCTCATTATCTCTTCTCCGGACAATCTGATCGCCATTATCGTTGCGACGATTGTTTCCGGAATTGTAGGCTACGCGTCGATCGCTTTTCTGCTCAACTACCTGAAAAGCCACACCACATCCGTATTCATCATCTACCGGCTTCTGCTCGGCAGCGGCATACTCCTCATGCTTGCGACAGGTATGCTTCCTGCAACCTGA
- a CDS encoding PHP domain-containing protein: MPYSLESVGQNGFEKADLHIHTKCSDGILTPEDIVARAAASGLAAISITDHDSVEGIDKAKPLALEKGLELIPGAEMSSTYKGYDIHILGYFFDYKHSELKRYLDHCRHLRTERAERMVGKLVKMGVKIGIEEIILKAQNGSVGRPHIAAVLQDGGYVKSFSEAFSKYLGAHSPAYVKSIETHPGDVIRLINEASGLSFIAHPAQNIPDEILKQLITFGLDGIEIVHPSHDAYKQNYYREIANEYFLLFSGGSDFHGLKERDDETFGSITIPYQWVTKMKSRLVKA; this comes from the coding sequence ATGCCATACAGCTTGGAAAGCGTAGGGCAGAATGGCTTTGAAAAAGCAGACTTACACATACATACAAAATGTTCGGACGGAATCTTGACACCGGAGGATATAGTTGCGAGGGCAGCAGCTTCCGGACTGGCGGCAATCAGTATTACCGACCACGATTCTGTTGAAGGTATTGACAAAGCAAAGCCATTAGCCTTGGAAAAAGGCCTTGAACTCATTCCTGGTGCAGAAATGAGTTCGACCTACAAGGGCTATGATATTCATATCCTTGGTTATTTTTTTGATTACAAACATTCTGAGCTGAAACGCTATCTCGACCACTGTCGTCACCTCCGGACCGAAAGAGCGGAGCGTATGGTCGGCAAGCTGGTCAAAATGGGCGTAAAGATCGGTATCGAAGAGATTATCCTCAAAGCACAGAACGGAAGTGTCGGCAGACCTCATATAGCTGCCGTGCTTCAGGACGGAGGCTATGTAAAAAGCTTCAGCGAAGCGTTCAGCAAGTATCTTGGAGCGCATAGTCCTGCATATGTAAAAAGTATCGAAACACATCCGGGAGATGTCATCAGGCTTATCAATGAAGCCTCGGGGCTCTCTTTTATTGCCCATCCGGCTCAGAACATTCCCGATGAAATCCTGAAGCAACTGATTACGTTCGGCCTTGACGGCATCGAAATCGTACATCCTTCTCACGACGCCTACAAGCAGAACTACTACCGGGAGATCGCCAACGAATACTTTCTGCTCTTTTCAGGCGGATCGGACTTTCACGGCCTCAAAGAACGGGACGATGAGACGTTTGGCTCGATAACCATTCCCTATCAATGGGTGACAAAGATGAAAAGCCGGCTGGTAAAGGCATGA
- a CDS encoding MlaE family ABC transporter permease — translation MPLTVIRSLENNLSLKAKDFLLTMQEFFLFSMRAFFTLPKLKRYWRDFLDQATICGTDSIPIVLVSAVSIGSLLAIEVGNLLEDFGAKTMLGRSTSISVIRELGPLLMGLMLSARFGSRNGAELGAMKISEQIDALRAFGTDPVAKLVMPRLAAALVMFIPLTALSDFAGLQSAAYLAEHYHHLDPGIFWNAVYPRLGPKDFVVGFAKAPVFAIIITLVSSYNGFIAKGGTAGVGRATIKGIVVSSGLVLIANFYVSKIVLENM, via the coding sequence ATGCCATTAACCGTCATACGCTCTCTTGAAAATAATCTTTCACTGAAAGCAAAGGATTTCCTCCTCACCATGCAGGAGTTCTTTCTGTTTTCAATGAGAGCTTTTTTTACCCTCCCTAAACTCAAGCGATACTGGAGGGATTTTCTCGATCAGGCCACCATCTGCGGCACCGATTCCATTCCGATCGTTCTCGTCAGCGCCGTATCGATCGGCTCCCTGCTTGCCATCGAGGTAGGGAACCTGCTCGAAGATTTCGGGGCAAAAACCATGCTCGGCCGCTCGACCTCGATTTCCGTTATCCGCGAACTCGGCCCCCTGCTTATGGGGCTCATGCTTTCGGCACGCTTCGGCTCGCGTAACGGTGCGGAACTCGGCGCCATGAAAATATCGGAACAGATCGATGCGCTCCGGGCATTCGGCACCGACCCTGTAGCCAAACTGGTCATGCCGAGGCTTGCCGCCGCGCTGGTTATGTTCATCCCATTGACGGCTCTTTCCGATTTTGCCGGTCTGCAGAGCGCCGCATATCTGGCCGAACACTACCATCACCTCGATCCCGGCATTTTCTGGAATGCTGTCTATCCCCGTCTTGGACCGAAAGATTTCGTCGTCGGGTTCGCCAAGGCACCGGTATTCGCCATCATCATAACGCTGGTAAGCAGCTATAACGGCTTCATAGCAAAAGGGGGCACCGCTGGCGTCGGGCGCGCCACCATCAAAGGCATCGTCGTTTCCTCGGGACTCGTGCTCATTGCAAACTTCTATGTGTCGAAGATAGTACTGGAAAACATGTAA
- a CDS encoding ABC transporter ATP-binding protein — MIELRNITLKYGEREILKNVSLTIKDNTIKAILGPSGVGKSTILKLMLGLIKPNSGQVFVDGTDITSLREPELYPIRRKMGMVFQGNALFDSMSISENLGFFLRENLKLPETEVQERVAEQIKFSGLEGYEDQLPENLSGGMRKRVAIGRALIFKPHMILFDEPTAGLDPVSSKRILHLIRTLQQSSNLGAVIVTHIIDDVFSIADHAAVLYQGEIIFDDETEKLHQSEHPFICSILSDKILEL; from the coding sequence ATGATTGAACTGCGTAATATCACATTGAAGTACGGAGAGCGGGAGATTCTGAAAAATGTATCCCTGACCATCAAGGACAACACCATCAAGGCAATACTCGGCCCCAGCGGCGTTGGAAAAAGCACGATCCTCAAGCTCATGCTCGGTCTGATCAAACCCAATAGCGGACAGGTGTTTGTCGATGGTACCGATATAACCTCGCTCAGGGAACCCGAACTCTATCCCATACGGAGAAAAATGGGAATGGTCTTTCAGGGCAATGCGCTCTTCGACTCCATGTCCATCAGCGAAAACCTTGGATTCTTTCTGAGAGAAAACCTCAAGCTTCCCGAAACGGAGGTACAGGAAAGGGTCGCCGAACAGATAAAGTTCTCCGGGCTCGAAGGATATGAAGACCAGCTTCCCGAAAATCTCAGCGGAGGCATGCGTAAACGGGTAGCCATCGGCAGGGCACTGATTTTCAAACCGCACATGATTCTTTTCGACGAACCAACAGCCGGACTCGACCCGGTCAGCTCGAAGCGAATTCTGCATCTTATCCGCACGCTTCAGCAGTCGAGCAATCTCGGCGCTGTAATCGTAACACATATCATCGACGACGTTTTCAGCATCGCCGATCATGCCGCAGTGCTCTATCAGGGAGAGATCATTTTCGATGATGAAACGGAAAAACTGCACCAGTCGGAACATCCGTTCATCTGCTCGATACTCTCCGACAAAATCCTCGAACTTTAA
- a CDS encoding MlaD family protein, with protein MRNPNALKWSDLRTGIFFLLGLGFAAYLGLVVGKNSSLFTGVTTIKVLSQDVQGLAENNFVSVSGKKIGTVSKLDFVTNNDSLYVVAELRLRNEFAVLVTKDAKATIRSLGVLGDKYVDIITGKGPQVKNGDFIALDSEDGMAELTGGANEALAKINELLDRLNNGKGVAGRLVSDEKMGAELAETVTSLKATSAELSSLSKKASSGNGLLPKLINDGELARNTQETVSRLNKAAEKTEALMAKLESDQGTFGQLHSNPALYNNLNETLASLDSVLVDLKKNPKRYVKFSVF; from the coding sequence ATGAGAAATCCGAATGCACTGAAATGGAGCGATCTGAGAACCGGCATCTTTTTTCTGCTCGGACTGGGCTTTGCAGCATATCTCGGTCTGGTGGTCGGCAAAAACAGCAGTCTCTTCACCGGCGTAACGACCATCAAGGTTCTTTCCCAGGATGTACAGGGACTTGCCGAAAACAACTTCGTATCCGTTTCAGGAAAAAAGATCGGTACGGTTTCAAAACTTGACTTTGTCACCAACAACGACTCGCTTTACGTTGTCGCCGAACTCAGACTGCGCAACGAGTTCGCGGTGCTCGTCACCAAAGACGCCAAAGCCACCATCCGCTCGCTGGGCGTGCTCGGCGACAAATATGTCGATATCATAACAGGAAAAGGTCCGCAGGTAAAAAACGGAGATTTCATCGCTCTTGATTCAGAAGACGGCATGGCGGAACTTACCGGCGGAGCCAACGAAGCCCTGGCGAAAATCAACGAACTGCTCGACAGGCTCAACAACGGCAAAGGTGTTGCCGGGAGGCTGGTTTCAGACGAAAAAATGGGTGCGGAACTTGCCGAAACCGTCACCAGCCTGAAAGCCACCTCCGCCGAACTATCGTCCCTTTCGAAAAAAGCGTCCAGCGGCAACGGACTGCTTCCGAAGCTCATCAACGACGGAGAACTTGCGAGGAATACCCAGGAGACAGTCTCCCGCCTCAACAAGGCTGCCGAGAAAACCGAGGCCCTTATGGCAAAACTGGAGAGCGACCAGGGCACTTTCGGCCAGCTGCACTCCAATCCGGCCCTTTACAACAACCTGAACGAGACGCTTGCCTCACTCGATTCGGTGCTGGTCGATCTGAAAAAGAACCCGAAACGGTACGTCAAGTTCTCTGTCTTCTGA
- a CDS encoding serine hydrolase domain-containing protein, whose amino-acid sequence MGICRSLFIALLTVAAAISIPRPATAGDFGPLETIAEAAVRDGVFPGTSIAVIHHGKTVFHRAFGRQSFSADSPAADTTTIYDLASLTKAVVTTGIVMQLVERDSLNLDAPVSRYMPAFASRGKQQVTIRNLMLHNSGLRAHTLFHKTCRTPEEVFRAIAADTLLSPPGIKTLYSDLGFITLGRIVETVTGRTLEANFRQRFALPLGMRRTMFNPPASLFSSIAPTEQDTSWHSSLRRPLVHDQNAALLGGVAGHAGLFSTTGDLIPYVRMLMQKGLYEGKPYARPETVRMFTSRNGKDSRTLGWDLRSLEGASSAGSAFSTSSWGHLGFTGTSIWVDPEKDLAVIMLSNRVHPTSENIKIRKFRPLLHDTVVRCLELK is encoded by the coding sequence ATGGGCATCTGCCGGTCACTCTTTATCGCGCTGCTGACCGTTGCCGCCGCGATCTCCATACCCCGGCCCGCAACAGCCGGGGACTTCGGACCCCTTGAAACAATTGCTGAAGCAGCTGTAAGGGATGGCGTGTTTCCCGGAACGAGTATAGCCGTGATTCACCATGGAAAAACCGTTTTTCACCGGGCTTTCGGGCGGCAATCCTTTTCAGCCGACTCGCCCGCAGCCGACACCACTACCATCTACGACCTCGCATCGCTCACCAAAGCCGTCGTCACCACCGGCATCGTCATGCAACTCGTCGAAAGGGATTCGCTCAATCTCGACGCCCCGGTCTCACGATACATGCCGGCATTCGCCTCCCGCGGAAAACAGCAGGTCACGATACGCAACCTCATGCTGCACAATTCGGGATTACGTGCACATACGCTGTTTCATAAAACCTGCCGGACGCCCGAAGAGGTTTTCCGGGCCATAGCTGCCGACACCCTGCTCTCCCCGCCCGGTATCAAAACCCTGTACAGCGATCTCGGCTTCATCACGCTCGGACGTATCGTCGAAACCGTAACCGGACGGACTCTCGAAGCCAACTTCCGGCAGCGTTTCGCCCTGCCGCTCGGCATGCGGCGGACCATGTTCAATCCTCCGGCTTCACTCTTCAGCTCCATCGCGCCAACGGAACAGGACACCTCATGGCATTCAAGCCTCCGGCGCCCGCTCGTCCACGACCAGAACGCCGCGCTGCTCGGCGGCGTGGCCGGCCATGCAGGACTCTTCTCCACAACCGGCGATCTCATACCCTATGTCCGTATGCTGATGCAGAAAGGATTGTACGAAGGGAAACCGTACGCCAGACCTGAAACCGTGCGCATGTTCACATCGAGGAACGGAAAAGACTCGAGGACCCTCGGATGGGATCTGCGTTCTCTTGAAGGAGCATCTTCAGCCGGATCGGCTTTTTCAACGTCATCATGGGGACATCTCGGTTTCACCGGCACCAGCATCTGGGTCGATCCGGAAAAGGACCTTGCAGTCATCATGCTCAGCAACCGCGTCCACCCGACATCGGAAAACATCAAAATCCGTAAGTTCCGTCCCCTCCTGCACGACACCGTGGTACGATGCCTGGAACTGAAGTAA
- a CDS encoding sigma-54-dependent transcriptional regulator, translating into MTQLDILIVDDEINIRKTLSVFMQSRGHRVTAISNSHDALKESALHVFDIAFVDLRLGTENGLDLAHSLLGVCPRIKIVVMTAYASIDTAVEAMKRGAADYIAKPFTPGQIELVTERLAGICDMENRIASLQEDLNRIHPEVYFSSRHSSMQRAIELARQVASSEAVVLLRGPSGTGKTVLARSIHNWSRKASKPFGIISCPSLSRELLESELFGHMKGSFTGAVRDNPGRVSSCEGGTLFLDEIGDLPISIQPKLLRFIQDREYERIGDHKTRKADVRIIAATNMDLEKAVKEGRFREDLFYRLNVIQIDLPPLSGRPDDVELHAKNMLDFFSAQNHKSFSGFTEKALLAMKEYSWPGNIRELRNVIERAVILGKTGQIGEELLPETIISQAPPVRIGDPLALEVIEENHIRSILASVSSLQDAADILGIDQATLWRKRKQYRI; encoded by the coding sequence ATGACACAACTTGATATTCTCATCGTAGACGATGAAATAAATATCCGGAAAACCCTTTCGGTTTTCATGCAGTCACGCGGACACAGGGTAACGGCAATAAGCAATTCCCATGATGCCCTTAAAGAGTCCGCTCTGCATGTATTCGACATCGCGTTTGTGGACTTGCGTCTGGGTACCGAAAATGGACTGGACCTGGCACACTCTCTTCTTGGGGTATGCCCGCGGATAAAAATCGTCGTCATGACGGCTTATGCATCTATCGACACGGCAGTTGAAGCCATGAAAAGGGGGGCGGCAGATTACATCGCCAAACCATTCACTCCCGGTCAGATAGAACTGGTCACGGAACGTCTGGCAGGCATATGCGATATGGAAAATCGTATAGCCTCATTACAGGAAGATCTGAACCGGATCCACCCGGAAGTATATTTTTCATCACGGCACTCATCCATGCAGCGCGCTATAGAACTGGCCCGCCAGGTTGCCTCGTCGGAAGCTGTCGTCCTTCTTCGCGGACCGAGCGGTACGGGAAAAACGGTTCTCGCTCGTTCGATCCATAACTGGAGCCGAAAAGCATCAAAACCTTTCGGCATCATCTCATGCCCTTCGTTAAGTCGGGAACTGCTGGAAAGCGAGCTGTTCGGTCATATGAAAGGCTCTTTTACCGGTGCGGTCCGGGATAATCCAGGAAGAGTCTCTTCGTGCGAAGGGGGAACATTGTTCCTCGACGAAATCGGCGATCTGCCGATTTCCATCCAGCCAAAACTCCTGCGGTTCATTCAGGATCGGGAGTATGAACGGATCGGAGACCATAAGACAAGAAAAGCCGATGTCAGGATCATTGCTGCAACCAATATGGATCTTGAAAAAGCGGTCAAAGAAGGACGATTCAGGGAGGACCTTTTTTACCGTCTGAACGTCATCCAGATCGATCTGCCACCACTCTCGGGACGACCGGACGACGTGGAACTGCATGCGAAAAACATGCTCGATTTCTTTTCAGCACAAAACCACAAATCCTTTTCCGGGTTTACAGAAAAAGCCCTGCTTGCCATGAAAGAGTACTCATGGCCGGGAAATATCCGGGAATTGCGCAATGTAATCGAACGGGCGGTGATTCTCGGAAAAACAGGGCAGATCGGCGAAGAACTGCTTCCCGAAACCATCATCTCGCAAGCGCCGCCGGTTCGCATCGGAGATCCTTTAGCGCTGGAGGTAATTGAAGAAAATCATATCCGAAGCATCCTCGCTTCGGTTTCATCCCTGCAGGATGCCGCCGACATCCTCGGTATCGACCAGGCGACTCTCTGGCGCAAACGAAAACAATACCGGATATAA